The Amycolatopsis coloradensis sequence CGCCCGCCAACGGTTTCGCCGAGCGGGTCTCCGCGGACCGGTCGGTCTTCGGTGCCGCCAAAGCGAAGGCGATCGGCACCGCGCCGAAGCAGGGCAAGGCGAAGGCCAAGCCGGGCGTCGTCGAAAAGGAGGGCCGCGGCGCCGCGTCGGCCAAGAAGCCGGTGCAGGCGAACGCCGTCGGCATGGACCCGCTCGACGACCAGTTGTGGGGCCTCAAGTCGGTTCGGTCGGACCTCTCGCGAACCAAGCAGCCGGGCGACAAGCGGGTGAAGGTCGGGGTCATCGACACCGGCGTCGACGGGAGCCACCCGGACATCGCGCCGAACTTCGACCGCGCGGCGTCGCGGAACTTCACAAAGGACATCGTCTCGGACGTCAACGGCGCCGTCGTCGACGGACCTTGTGAATTCCGCAGCTGTGTCGACCCGGCGGACCATGACGACAACGGCCACGGCACGCACGTCGCCGGCACCATCGGCGCCGCCGCGAACGGTTTCGGCGTCTCGGGTGTCGCGCCGAACGTGACGCTGGTGAACCTCCGCGCCGGGCAGGACTCGGGCTTCTTCTTCCTGCAGCCGACCGTGGACGCGATCACCTACGCCGGCGACGCCGGTGTGGACGTCGTGAACATGAGCTTCTTCACGGACCCCTGGCTGTACAACTGCACCGCGAACCCCGCGGACACGCCCGCGCAGCAGGCCGAGCAGCGCACCATCATCGAGGCGACGACCCGCGCGCTGAACTACGCGCACCGCAAGGGCGTCACCCAGGTCGTCTCGCTGGGCAACCAGCACAGCGATCTCGCCGCCCCGCAGCCGGACGCGTCGAGCCCTGGCTACCCGTCGAACAGCACGCACCCGCGGCAGATCGACAACGCGAGCTGCCTCTCGCTGCCCGTCGAAGGCCCGCACACGATCGGTGTCTCGTCCTTCGGCCCTTCGCAGGCGAAGGCGGACTACTCGAACTACGGGACCGAGCAGATCTCGGTGTCCGCGCCCGGCGGATACTTCCGTGACTACTTCGGCACCCCGTGGTTCCGCACGGTCGAGAACCAGATCCTTTCGACGTACCCGCGCAACGTCGGTGTCGCGGAAGGCATGATCGACGCGGCCGGGAACGTCACTCCCGACGGTGTCGCCGCCGGTGTCAAGAAGGCGACCGCCGCAGACGGCCGAGTCGGCTACTACCAGTGGCTGCAGGGGACGTCGATGGCGTCGCCGCACGCGACCGGTGTCGCCGCGCTGATCGTTTCGCAGTACGGCAAGGGTTCGCGCGACTTCGGGATGAACCCGGACGCCGTGCAGCGGGTGCTCGAAGGCACGGCTTCGGACATCGCCTGCCCGGTGCCGCGGACCGTCGACTACCTGAAGGAAGGCCGGGACGCGTCGTTCACCGCGACCTGCACCGGTGACGCTTCGTTCAACGGCTTCTACGGTCACGGTGCCGTCGACGCCTGGTCGGCCGTCACGCGGGGTTCTCAGTACCTGCGAGGCTGACCCTTCGGTTCACCTGACTGCAATGAAGGGGCCTTTAATAGCGAAATTTGCTATGAAAGGCCCCTTCACTGCAGTACAGGGGTGCCTTACGTGCACCTAAGTTCGTGGAGCGGAGTCAGCGGGGCTACTGCCCCGAGGCGTTCTTGATGAACTTCGCCAGGTCCTTCGCCTGCCGAACTCGCGACTCCTCGTGCACGTACATCATGTGCCCGGCCGGGTAGTACGCCGTGTCGATGTTCTCCCGCAGCTCCTCGGGAATCTGCAGGCGCGCCAGCACATGCTCCGACGCGAAGTACGGTGTCGCGCCATCGTAGTGCCCGAAGGCGACGTGCACCCGAAGGTGCGGGTTCGCTCGCATTGCCGACGCCAGTGAGTCCACAGAGGACACAGAGCGGCCCTCGAAGTCCGAGTACGACCAGGCCTTGAAGACGTCGGTCGACAGGACCTCGTACGGCAGGTCGTTCTCGTAGCCGAGTTCGGCGCGAACGTAGTGGTTGAGCCCGCCCGTGTAGGCGCCGATGATCCGCGAGATCGACGGGTCGTCGCTCATGTGCTCGCGTCCGCCGTCGGGCTCCCAGGTGGTGAACCGGCCGTCCATCCGGCCGACGACGAGGCCCTTGTCCCGCAACAGCTCGGTGAAGTACCGCACGTGCTCGATCCGCAGGTTGACCCGGTCCACATAGGACTCGCTGAGGCCGGTCAGCGAAGCGAGTGTCGCCACCGCTTCGTTACGGTCCTGTGTGGACAGTCGCGCGCCGCGCGCCAGGGCCCAGGGGAGTTCCTTGGCCGCGAAGTCTTCGGCGTCGGCGAGGACGTCGTCGAGCGGCCGGTCGCCGTGGAGGCCGTGGTAGTGCGCGATCGCCGCGTACGTCGGCACGTAGAGCGAGTACGGCAGGTCGTTGCCCTCGGTGAACCGCAGCGTGCCCAGGTCCAGCACGGACGAGATCAACAGCAGCCCGTTCAGGTACATGCCGTGGCGTTCCTGCAGATGCGACGCCAGCCCGGCCGCGCGGAGCGTGCCGTAGGACTCGCCCGCCAGGAACTTCGGCGAGAGCCAGCGCTGTTTGCGCGAGACCCACAGCCGGATGACCTCGCCGATGGACTCGATGTCGGCGGTGTACCCGTGGTACTCCTTGGCGGCCTCGCCGTCCACGGCGCGCGAATAGCCGGTCGACACCGGGTCGATGAACACCAGGTCGCTGTGCGCCAGCAGGGTTTCCTGGTTGTCGGTCAGCCCGTAGGGCGGCGCGACCGGGTCGTCGACATCACCCGAAAGCACCCGGCGCGGGCCGAGCAGGCCCATGTGCAGCCAGACGCTCGCCGAGCCGGGCCCGCCGTTGAACGCGAACGTGACCGGGCGCGAGCCGGGCTCCGCGTCGTCGAGCGTGTAGGAGGTCACGAACACCTCGGCCTTGGCCTTGTAGCCCTCGGACTTGCCGTCGGTGATGACCTCCTTCCGCAGCACGATCCGCCCGGTCTGGGCGGTGTAGGCGAGCTTCTTGCGCTTGAGCGTGAGCGTGTGCTTCGTGGTGACCAGGTCGTCGGTCGGCTCGACCTTGGTTTCCACCGACGGGGTGTCCTTCTCGTCGGTGGCCTTTTCATCGGGATTGGTGTCCGGCATGTTCCCAACCTACTGGCAGTCTGTAGGAGTGGACATCGTCACGGCGCATGATCGCCCGAGCACGCCCCAAGAGGCGATCGGGATCCAGGAAACCCTGCGCGACCTGGTCGAACTCGAAGATCGCTGTCCACAAGAGATCGTCACGGTCACCGGGCTGGACGTCGCCTACGACGAGGACAGCGGCCTGATCGCGGCCGCCGCGGTCACCCTTGAAATCGACGGATTCCGCGTCGTGGAGAAGCGAACCGTCGTTTCCCGGATCTCGTTCCCCTACGAACCGGGCCTTTTCGCGTTCCGCGAGCTGCCCCCGCTGCTCGACGCCCTCCGCGCGCTCGACCACGTCCCGGATCTGCTGATCTGCGACGGCCACGGCCTGGCCCACCCACGCCGGTTCGGGCTCGCTTGCCACGTCGGCGTCGTGACGGGCCTGCCGTCCGTCGGCGTCGGCAAGACCCGGTTCGTCGGCGAGCACGACGAGCCTGGGTCCGAACGCGGCTCGCGGACGCCCTTGCTGGATGACGGCGACGTCGTCGGCGCGGTCCTGCGCACCCAAGACGGCGTGAAGCCTCTCTATGTCTCCGTCGGCCACAAGATCTCGCTGGACAACGCGTGCCGTCAGGTGCTGCGGCTGTGTCCAGCGTTCCGTCAGCCGGAGACCACCCGGCAAGCCGATCGTCTCGCCCGGGACGCGCTGAAAGAGGCGTTATGAGGTTCCGCTCGCTCGCCGAACTCGACGCCGAGGTCGTCGGCTGCCGCGCCTGCCCGCGGCTGGTCGCGTGGCGTGAGGAGATCGCCGTGGTCAAGCGCGCGGCCTTCGCCGGTGAGACCTACTGGGCCCGACCGGTGCCCGGCTTCGGTCCGCCGGACGCGTCGCTGGCGATCGTCGGCCTCGCCCCTTCGGCGCACGGCGCGAACCGGACCGGCCGCCTGTTCACCGGCGACCCGTCCGGTGACGTTCTCTTCAAGGCGCTTCATCGGGTCGGGGTCGCGTCGCAGCCGACGTCGACCCGTATAGGTGACGGCCTCGAGCTCCGAGGGACCCGGATGGTCTCCCCGGTGAGATGCGCGCCACCCGCCAACAAGCCCACACCTGAGGAACGGGAAACCTGCCGATCGTGGCTCGCGGCGGAGCTCGAGCTGCTGAAACCGACACTGAAGGCCGTCGTGGTGCTCGGCGCGTTCGGCTGGCAGGCGCTGCTGCCGGTGCTCGCGGAGGTGGGCTGGCCGGTGCCCGCACCACGCCCGAAGTTCGGCCACGGAGCCGAACTGGAACTCGGCGACCTGCGCCTTTTCGGCTGTTATCACGTGTCGCAGCGCAATGTCCAGACCGGCCGCCTGACCCTTGACATGGTGTGCGACGTCCTGGCCTCCGCGACCTCGGCGGCCGGCCTGAACTGAATCGGTGCGGAAACCGTGGCGACGCTGGTCACAGCCGGATGGGGTCTCCGAGCGATCTCAGCTGATGGGTGCGACTATAGGAATATGGCTGGTGTTAAGTCGGAACCGACACGGATCCTCGTCCTTGGTGGTGGGTACGTCGGGCTCTACACGGCGTACGGGCTCCAGAAGATGCTCCGGGCCAACGAAGCGTCCGTGACGGTCGTTGATCCGCAGCCGCACATGACCTATGCCCCCTTCCTGCCCGAGGCGGCGGCCGGTGCGATCGAACCGCGGCACGTGGTCGTGCCGCTGAGGCGCGTGCTCAAGCGCTGCCACGTGCTCACCGCGCGCGTGACGAAGATCGAGCACGAGCGCAAGGCCGTGACGGTCGAGGCCGCCGACGGGCACGTCGAGCAGCTGAACTACGACGTCCTCGTGGTCGCTCTCGGTGCCGTCGCGCGCATCCTGCCGATCCCGGGCCTGGTCGAGGAGGGCATCGCCTTCAAGACCATCGGCGAGGCGATCTACCTGCGCAACCACGTCATGACGAAGCTGGACGAGGCCGCCAGCACGCTCGATCCCGAGCAGCGCAAGCGCCTGCTGACGTTCACCGTCGTCGGCGGCGGGTTCGCCGGTATCGAGGCGCTCGCCGAACTCGAGGACATGACCCGGTTCGCGGTGGAGAACTACTACCCGAACCTCAAGGTCGAGGACATCCGCTGGGTGCTCGTCGAGGCGGCCGGGCGGATCCTCCCCGAGGTGCGCGAGACGCTCGGCGTGTACACCGTCGAGCAGCTCGAAAAGCGCGGTATCGAAGTCTATTTGTCGACAGCGGCGAAGTCGTTCGAGAACGGCCATGTCGTGCTCTCGGACGGCACCGAGTTCGACACCGACACGATCATCTGGACCGCCGGCGTGAAGGCGAACCCGGTGCTCGCCAGTTCGGACCTGCCGCTCGACAAGCGCGGCCGCGTCGAGGCCACCGCCGCGATGCAGGTCGTCGGGCACCCCGACGTCTGGACCGCCGGTGACAACGCCGCCGTGCCGGACCTCTCGCGTACCGAACAGGACCCGACCGCGACCTGCCCGCCGAACGCGCAGCACGCCGTTCGCCAGGCGCGTCTGCTGGCGAAGAACATCATCAAGGTGATCCGCGGCGGCAAGCCGAAGGACTACTACCACAAGAACCTGGGTGCGGTGGCCAGCCTCGGCCTGCACAAGGGTGTCGCCGACGCGCTGAACCTGAAGATCAAGGGCTTCCCGGCCTGGCTCTTCCACCGCGCGTACCACCTCAAGGCGATGCCGACGTGGAACCGCAAGATCCGCATCCTGTTCGACTGGATGCTGGGTGGCCTGTTCCGGCGCGAGGTCATCTCGCTCGGCCAGATCAACAACCCGCGCGAGGAATTCGACCGGCTGTCGAAGTCCTGAGTTCGCAAGTCCGTGAAGGCCTCCTTCCCTACCTTGAACGTAGGGAAGATCGGNCCGCGGCACGGGAATCAGCAAGGGCCAGGCGCTACGCGAAGCCCACAGGCAGGTCCGGAAGCACTCACCTTGAACGTAGGGAAGGAGGCCTTCACGGCGTTTAAAGTGTGCCGGTGCAGGCATTACGGAAGTCCGTACCCGCCGTCCCGCTCGCCACCGGCCTGACTCCGGCCGAACTGGCGAAGCACGTTTTGGAACGGATCGAGCGCGACAACGCGCACGCCCGCTCCCGGAAGAGGCGTTTCCGCTGGCGCGCCGTGTCCATCAGGGTCTTCCTGCTCGCGCTGTCGGCGGCGTCCACGATCATCCTCGGTCTGCAGAACCTCAACGGCTGGACCGGCGTGGCGTTCGCCCTCGTGGCCGTGACGACCGTCGTCGGCGCGCTCGAGCCCTTCTTCGCCTGGCGCTCCTTGTGGGTCCTGATGGAAGAGGTCCAGTTCCGGCTCTACCGGCTGCGCGACGAGCTCAGCTTCTACATCGCGTCGACCCCGCCCGACCGGATCGATCCCCGGCTGATCAACCAGAAGTTCGAGGAGTACCAGGCCGTTTGGAACCAGGTCGGTCTTCGTTGGCTCGAATATCGGCGTACTGAAGCGGCGAACTGAAGGACATCGCCTAGGCTGTCTGTGCCCCGGTAGCCCAACTGGCAGAGGCAGTCGACTTAAAATCGACACAGTGCGGGTTCGATCCCCGTCCGGGGCACCACCGGTTCCGCTCTGTGGACGTCCTGGTCCGCGCGGACCGCCGCTGCCGACAATGACCCGCATGACCGGGACCGGCCTGACCGACGAAGCCGCCTACGACCGCGCTCGGCTCGCCCAGTGGCGCGCGGGGGAGGCGCGGGGTGACGGGATGCCGCGGCGCGGCCTGCTTCGGCTGGCGGCCGGTGGGTCACTCGCGCTGACGGCGTTCGGCACGTCTCCGCCCGGAACGGCGTCGGCGGCCACGCCGATCGTGAAACCCTTGCCGCCGGAGATCTTCGAGGTCTACGGCACCAACGCCGAGACGCGCTGGGAGGCGCTGAGCGGGCAGGGCTGTCTGACGCCGGTCGAACGGTTCTTCGTGCGAAACCACACCGCCACACCGTCGATCGACGCCTGCACCTGGCGGCTGAAGCTCTTCGGGACCGGGCTGCGTGGAGGGCCGGTCGAGTTCAGCTACCGAGACTTGCTCGGGTTGCCCGCGGAGACGATCACTTCCGCGCTCGAATGCGCGGGCAACGGACGGAGCTTCTTCAGCAGCCAGCAAGGGCAGGTGGTGTCCGGCACGGCGTGGAAGCTCGGCGCGATCGGGGTCGCGCGCTGGCGCGGTGTCCGGCTCTCCACCGTGCTGGCCAAGGCGGGATTGACGCGGCACGCGGTGGACGTCCTGCCGGAGGGACTGGACGCCGACCATGTCACCGGCGGGGTCAACCTGGGCAAGGTGCGCCGCCCGCTGCCGATCGCGAAGGCCTTGCAGGACGTTTTGCTGGCGTACGAGATGAACGGACGTCCGCTGCCGCCGGACCACGGCCATCCGGTGCGGCTCGTCGTGCCGTCCTGGGTCGGGATCTCGTCGATCAAATGGCTGGGGCGCATCGAAGTCTCGGACACGCCACTGGTGTCGCCGTGGAACACGCAGTACTACCGGCTGCTCGGGCCGGACTATCCGGCCGATGGCACGGTCGTCACCCGGCAGGTGGTCAAGAGCGCTTTCGAACTGCCCTGGAACGCCGAGTTCGTGGCAGGCGGCAGGCAGGTGCTGCGCGGCCGATCGTGGTCGGGAAACGGCCGGATCCGGCGCGTCGAAGTCGACACCGGTGCCGGTTGGCGGCAGGCGAAGTTCGTGGGCGCGGCGGCCGATCGAGGCTGGCAACGCTGGGAGATCCCTTGGCGCTCCGGCGTTCCCGGTGCCCACACCTTGCGTGCGCGGGCCACGGACATCACCGGTGCCACGCAGCCGGACGTCACGCCGCACAACGCTCAGGGCTACCTGTTCGACGCCGTCGTCCGGCATCCGGTCAGGGTAGTGTGAGATGACGCGGTCGGTCGAGGTGAGAGGGGAACAGGCCGTCGAATTGACCCTGGAGTTACGGGTGAACACCGACCCGGAACACGCCGCCGCGATCGCCGCGCGCCTGCTCGAGTCCTTTGAGGACACTGTCGGGGTGACGTTGATGGCACGGACCGTTCAAGAGGGCTCAGGCCAGGTCGTCGAATCCGCGCCACCGCTACGCATCGAACCCGATTCGCGACGAGTGCTGATGCGTGGCGAGGTGCTGGAGTTCACCAGGCTCGAGTTCGACCTCCTGCTGTTCCTCAGCCGGAATCCGGACCGTGTCTTCGACCGCGTCACGCTGATGGAGCAGGTCTGGGGCCTGAGCGGCGGCAATGGGCGGACCGTGGACGTCCATGTCCGCAAGATCCGCGGGAAGCTGGAACCCGTGCTGACGCCGATCACGACGGTGCGCGGGGTCGGCTACCGATTCGACGGGGCCGGCCAGGTGCTCATCGCGAGCTGACAGGATACGAACCGTGACTTCGACCTACGTTTTCGTGCACGGTTCCAGCAGTGCCTCGTTCACCTGGGGCCCACTGCAACGTGAGCTCGCTTTGCTCGGCCACCGCACGCTGGCCGTCGACCTTCCCGGCCACGGCTTCGCCGCCGGTTTCCACGCCGCCTACCAGGCGCCGCAGGACCTCGAAGCGCTGGCCACGGCGCCGTCGAACCAGGCGGGTGCCACGCCGGCCGAGGCCGTCGAGCAGGTGGTGGACGTCGTGCGCAAGGTCGCCGAGCACGGGCGGGTCATCCTGGTCGGGCACAGCCGCGGCGGGGTCACGCTCACCGGCGTCGGCAACGCCGTCCCGGAACTGATCGACCGGATCGTCTACATCTCCGCGTGGTGCTGCGTCGACGCGACGGTGGGCGAGTACATGCAAGGACCCGAGTACGCGAGCAGCGCGCTCAATGACGTCGGCGGTGTCGTCGTCGCCGATCCCGCGACGCTCGGCGCGCTCCGGATGAACTGGCGCACCGCCGATCCCGCGCTGCTGGCCGGGTTGAAGACCGCGATGCTCGAAGACGGCACCGAGCAGGAGTTCTTCGCCTACCTCAACACCCTCGAACCGGACGAGAGCCTCGACGCCGGGACCGAACTCGCCGACGCCGCCACGTGGGGCCGGATCCCGCGCACCTACATCAGGCTCACTGAGGACCGGTCGATGCCGCTCGCGCTGCAGGACCGGTTCATCGAGGAGGCGGACGCGCTCACCCCGGACAACCCGACCGACGTGCGATCGCTCGTGAGCAGCCACGTCCGGTTCCTCATCCACCCGCAGGAGGCCGCCGTAGTCCTCGCCGGCCTCGCGCGATGACGGACGCACAGTTCACCAAAGGGCATCTGATCACCCTGTTGATCAGTTCCGCGATCGGCGTGGGATTCGGTGCCGGGTGGTGGTTCTTCGGCGCGTCCTCCGTCTCCGGCGGATCGACGCCGCTCGTCGTCGTGGGCGTCGCCGTGGTCCTGGGACTGGCAGGCTGGCTCGTCCTGATCGCCCGCCGCGGCGCAGGGCTGCCCGCGGGCGGTGGCCGGGAGGAAAGCCCGTTCGGCGGGCGGTACGGGATCGCCGTGGCGCTCATGCTGGTGGGGATCTTCGCCGGGGCACGGGTGCTGTCGGCGGTCTTCGAAATTCCCGAAGCCGTGCCCGCGTGGGTGCTCTTCGTGGTCGGCCTGCACTTCGTACCGCTCGCGAAATTGTNCGAAGCCGTGCCCGCGTGGGTGCTCTTCGTGGTCGGCCTGCACTTCGTACCGCTCGCGAAATTGTTCGGTTCGCGGCGTTTCCTGGTGCTGAGTGCCGTGTTGTGCGGCGTCGCCGTGCTGGCCGCCGTGCTCGCGATCGCGGGCTGGGCGGAGGCCTGGCAGCTCGTGCCGGGCTTCGGCGGCGCGGTGGTCCTTTGGGCGACCGTCGTCGCCGGGTTGTTCGCTACGGACCGTCAGGGAGCGACAAGCCCGGCTTCGTAGGCGAAGATCGTCAGCTGGACCCGGTTGGCCGCGTCGAGTTTCGCGAAGATCCGGGTGATGTGGGTCTTCACCGTAGCTTCGCTCAGGTGCAGTGCCGCGCCGATTTCGGCGTTGGTCCCGCCCTGCGCGACGGCGGTGACGATCTCCCGCTCGCGTTCGGTCAGCGTGCTCAATCCGGCTCGCGCCCGATGACGGCGAGGACTCGTCCTGGTCGCGACGAAGTGCCCGATGAGCTTCCGTGTCGTCCGCGGCGAAAGCATCGCCTCGCCCGCCGCGACCACCCGCACCGCGTCGATGATCTCCTGCGGTGAACCCTCTTTCAGCAGGAACCCGCTGGCGCCCGCGCCGAGCGCGTCGAAGACGTATTCGTCGAGGTCGTAAGTGGTCAGCACGAGAACCTTCGGCGGATTGGGCAGCGCGGTGACGGCGGCGGTCGCGGTGAGGCCGTTCATCCGCCGCATCCGGATGTCCATCAGCACGACGTCGGGCGCGTGCATGCTCACCTTCGGCACGGCTTCGTCCCCGTCGCCGGCTTCCGCGACGACCTGGATGTCGCCCGTGCTGGACAGGATCATCGACAAACCGGTTCGCACGAGCGGGTCGTCGTCGACGAGCAGCACTCGCAGTGGGCGCTGGTTCACCCGGACAGGTTAGTGGTGTCCCCACGGTAGCCAAGCCCGGACGGCGAATGTGCCCTCTTCGGTGGGGCCGGCGCTGACGTTCCCGCCGATCAGCGTGACCCGTTCGCCGATCCCGGTCAGTCCCGCGCCGGCACCCAGCGGCTTGCCCACCGCCGCCGTCGCGGGCAGCGGATTGACGACCTCGACGGTGAGCCCGTTCCCGGGGCCTCCGCGAACCGAGACCTCGGCCGCCGCTCCCGGCGCGTGCTTCAGGATGTTGGTCATCGACTCCTGGACGATCCGGTACGCGGTCGTGCCGAGCAAGGCCGGTGCGCCGCCCGCGTCGTCGAGCAGGATCGTTACGTTGACCCCCAATCCGGCCCGCCGCGCGTTGGCGACCAGCTCGGGAATGTCCGCCAGCGTCGGCTGCGGTGGCTCCGGATGGGATCCGTTCTCGCCGTTCTCGCCGAAACCCTGGCCATCGCGCAGGACGCCGATGACCTGCCGCAGATCTTCGAGCGA is a genomic window containing:
- a CDS encoding S8 family serine peptidase, which gives rise to MKKPRSLVIALAVPLFGAIVAAPVASAQPALSGAATEFSVLARDGQSVASVERAVRAAGGTVVTSNAAVGLITATAPANGFAERVSADRSVFGAAKAKAIGTAPKQGKAKAKPGVVEKEGRGAASAKKPVQANAVGMDPLDDQLWGLKSVRSDLSRTKQPGDKRVKVGVIDTGVDGSHPDIAPNFDRAASRNFTKDIVSDVNGAVVDGPCEFRSCVDPADHDDNGHGTHVAGTIGAAANGFGVSGVAPNVTLVNLRAGQDSGFFFLQPTVDAITYAGDAGVDVVNMSFFTDPWLYNCTANPADTPAQQAEQRTIIEATTRALNYAHRKGVTQVVSLGNQHSDLAAPQPDASSPGYPSNSTHPRQIDNASCLSLPVEGPHTIGVSSFGPSQAKADYSNYGTEQISVSAPGGYFRDYFGTPWFRTVENQILSTYPRNVGVAEGMIDAAGNVTPDGVAAGVKKATAADGRVGYYQWLQGTSMASPHATGVAALIVSQYGKGSRDFGMNPDAVQRVLEGTASDIACPVPRTVDYLKEGRDASFTATCTGDASFNGFYGHGAVDAWSAVTRGSQYLRG
- a CDS encoding S10 family peptidase; translation: MPDTNPDEKATDEKDTPSVETKVEPTDDLVTTKHTLTLKRKKLAYTAQTGRIVLRKEVITDGKSEGYKAKAEVFVTSYTLDDAEPGSRPVTFAFNGGPGSASVWLHMGLLGPRRVLSGDVDDPVAPPYGLTDNQETLLAHSDLVFIDPVSTGYSRAVDGEAAKEYHGYTADIESIGEVIRLWVSRKQRWLSPKFLAGESYGTLRAAGLASHLQERHGMYLNGLLLISSVLDLGTLRFTEGNDLPYSLYVPTYAAIAHYHGLHGDRPLDDVLADAEDFAAKELPWALARGARLSTQDRNEAVATLASLTGLSESYVDRVNLRIEHVRYFTELLRDKGLVVGRMDGRFTTWEPDGGREHMSDDPSISRIIGAYTGGLNHYVRAELGYENDLPYEVLSTDVFKAWSYSDFEGRSVSSVDSLASAMRANPHLRVHVAFGHYDGATPYFASEHVLARLQIPEELRENIDTAYYPAGHMMYVHEESRVRQAKDLAKFIKNASGQ
- the nfi gene encoding deoxyribonuclease V (cleaves DNA at apurinic or apyrimidinic sites); its protein translation is MDIVTAHDRPSTPQEAIGIQETLRDLVELEDRCPQEIVTVTGLDVAYDEDSGLIAAAAVTLEIDGFRVVEKRTVVSRISFPYEPGLFAFRELPPLLDALRALDHVPDLLICDGHGLAHPRRFGLACHVGVVTGLPSVGVGKTRFVGEHDEPGSERGSRTPLLDDGDVVGAVLRTQDGVKPLYVSVGHKISLDNACRQVLRLCPAFRQPETTRQADRLARDALKEAL
- a CDS encoding uracil-DNA glycosylase; amino-acid sequence: MRFRSLAELDAEVVGCRACPRLVAWREEIAVVKRAAFAGETYWARPVPGFGPPDASLAIVGLAPSAHGANRTGRLFTGDPSGDVLFKALHRVGVASQPTSTRIGDGLELRGTRMVSPVRCAPPANKPTPEERETCRSWLAAELELLKPTLKAVVVLGAFGWQALLPVLAEVGWPVPAPRPKFGHGAELELGDLRLFGCYHVSQRNVQTGRLTLDMVCDVLASATSAAGLN
- a CDS encoding NAD(P)/FAD-dependent oxidoreductase, translating into MAGVKSEPTRILVLGGGYVGLYTAYGLQKMLRANEASVTVVDPQPHMTYAPFLPEAAAGAIEPRHVVVPLRRVLKRCHVLTARVTKIEHERKAVTVEAADGHVEQLNYDVLVVALGAVARILPIPGLVEEGIAFKTIGEAIYLRNHVMTKLDEAASTLDPEQRKRLLTFTVVGGGFAGIEALAELEDMTRFAVENYYPNLKVEDIRWVLVEAAGRILPEVRETLGVYTVEQLEKRGIEVYLSTAAKSFENGHVVLSDGTEFDTDTIIWTAGVKANPVLASSDLPLDKRGRVEATAAMQVVGHPDVWTAGDNAAVPDLSRTEQDPTATCPPNAQHAVRQARLLAKNIIKVIRGGKPKDYYHKNLGAVASLGLHKGVADALNLKIKGFPAWLFHRAYHLKAMPTWNRKIRILFDWMLGGLFRREVISLGQINNPREEFDRLSKS
- a CDS encoding SLATT domain-containing protein: MQALRKSVPAVPLATGLTPAELAKHVLERIERDNAHARSRKRRFRWRAVSIRVFLLALSAASTIILGLQNLNGWTGVAFALVAVTTVVGALEPFFAWRSLWVLMEEVQFRLYRLRDELSFYIASTPPDRIDPRLINQKFEEYQAVWNQVGLRWLEYRRTEAAN
- a CDS encoding sulfite oxidase, which translates into the protein MTGTGLTDEAAYDRARLAQWRAGEARGDGMPRRGLLRLAAGGSLALTAFGTSPPGTASAATPIVKPLPPEIFEVYGTNAETRWEALSGQGCLTPVERFFVRNHTATPSIDACTWRLKLFGTGLRGGPVEFSYRDLLGLPAETITSALECAGNGRSFFSSQQGQVVSGTAWKLGAIGVARWRGVRLSTVLAKAGLTRHAVDVLPEGLDADHVTGGVNLGKVRRPLPIAKALQDVLLAYEMNGRPLPPDHGHPVRLVVPSWVGISSIKWLGRIEVSDTPLVSPWNTQYYRLLGPDYPADGTVVTRQVVKSAFELPWNAEFVAGGRQVLRGRSWSGNGRIRRVEVDTGAGWRQAKFVGAAADRGWQRWEIPWRSGVPGAHTLRARATDITGATQPDVTPHNAQGYLFDAVVRHPVRVV
- a CDS encoding winged helix-turn-helix domain-containing protein, with amino-acid sequence MTRSVEVRGEQAVELTLELRVNTDPEHAAAIAARLLESFEDTVGVTLMARTVQEGSGQVVESAPPLRIEPDSRRVLMRGEVLEFTRLEFDLLLFLSRNPDRVFDRVTLMEQVWGLSGGNGRTVDVHVRKIRGKLEPVLTPITTVRGVGYRFDGAGQVLIAS
- a CDS encoding alpha/beta hydrolase, which gives rise to MTSTYVFVHGSSSASFTWGPLQRELALLGHRTLAVDLPGHGFAAGFHAAYQAPQDLEALATAPSNQAGATPAEAVEQVVDVVRKVAEHGRVILVGHSRGGVTLTGVGNAVPELIDRIVYISAWCCVDATVGEYMQGPEYASSALNDVGGVVVADPATLGALRMNWRTADPALLAGLKTAMLEDGTEQEFFAYLNTLEPDESLDAGTELADAATWGRIPRTYIRLTEDRSMPLALQDRFIEEADALTPDNPTDVRSLVSSHVRFLIHPQEAAVVLAGLAR
- a CDS encoding response regulator transcription factor, whose protein sequence is MLLVDDDPLVRTGLSMILSSTGDIQVVAEAGDGDEAVPKVSMHAPDVVLMDIRMRRMNGLTATAAVTALPNPPKVLVLTTYDLDEYVFDALGAGASGFLLKEGSPQEIIDAVRVVAAGEAMLSPRTTRKLIGHFVATRTSPRRHRARAGLSTLTEREREIVTAVAQGGTNAEIGAALHLSEATVKTHITRIFAKLDAANRVQLTIFAYEAGLVAP